A genome region from Anolis carolinensis isolate JA03-04 chromosome 6, rAnoCar3.1.pri, whole genome shotgun sequence includes the following:
- the LOC103281440 gene encoding zinc finger protein 25, with the protein MENYELVTSLGYPVLKPDLLSRIERAGEQCVGDQLDSSRGIPTDPCPGYRFFKPESLSWIERWEELGVTDRQKLEEGKLCTGSCQGAVAAAARGKAIKEEEGGQKGFVASLERYQLFPDSSRAGLFLAPNSAQLRNQPRVKKEEAASCEPSLCGPGRPSQGLGSGPFACVVCGKCFRQKQGLITHGRIHTGEKPYPCLECGKRFRQRPNLLTHQRVHTGERPFPCLRCGKRFSQKANLAAHQRTHAVQEGLIAPEPKVSVPRGSRQTEKPFPCNVCGKSFSQRPNLITHQRIHTGEKPFACTECGKRFNQRANLITHRRIHSGERPFPCATCGRRFSQKGNLAAHQRTHSQQRPHACSCCPKRFKGESALRAHQRTHRQVLGTDPLTGALLAVPSLQQQQQQQQQQQQQQQQQQQQQQQQAALAGDASTAAQRATPAPRPDLPSDPTPGIHRAPHGGQSLPTDPPQPGGPHTAGPAGLLQGVAAPSPDQGPKLSASLAVMDPHVEMLHCQRRLSLPALPTSSAHSVVPMGQPQPITSKPKGMAGPRLSTVDGPPSEMLHCLCHASRASLVIPHPPHLGQLQAGGRDAPGRAWLGIPCPARTLQLPQGGQGHPVAPNPRLCSIPDSLR; encoded by the exons ATGGAGAACTACGAGCTGGTCACTTCTCTGG GCTACCCGGTTCTCAAACCTGACCTCCTGTCTCGGATTGAGCGCGCAGGAGAGCAGTGTGTCGGTGACCAACTGGACTCCAGCCGAGGGATTCCAACAGATCCCTGCCCAG GCTACCGTTTTTTCAAGCCTGAGAGTTTGTCGTGGATCGAGCGGTGGGAAGAGCTTGGCGTCACAGACCGGCAGAAGCTGGAGGAAGGCAAGCTGTGCACCGGATCCTGTCAAG GAGCAGTAGCAGCAGCCGCCCGCGGCAAGGCCATCAAGGAAGAGGAGGGCGGCCAGAAGGGCTTTGTGGCCAGCTTGGAGCGCTACCAGCTCTTCCCCGACAGCTCCCGGGCCGGGCTCTTCCTGGCACCCAACAGCGCCCAGCTGCGGAACCAGCCCCGGGTCAAGAAGGAGGAGGCCGCCTCCTGTGAGCCCAGCCTCTGTGGGCCCGGGCGCCCCTCCCAGGGCCTGGGCTCGGGCCCCTTCGCCTGCGTGGTCTGCGGCAAGTGCTTCCGGCAGAAGCAGGGCCTGATCACGCATGGGCGCATCCACACTGGCGAGAAGCCCTACCCGTGCCTGGAGTGCGGGAAGCGCTTCCGCCAGCGCCCCAACCTGCTGACCCACCAGCGGGTGCACACGGGCGAGCGCCCCTTCCCCTGCCTGCGCTGCGGGAAGCGCTTCAGCCAGAAGGCCAACCTGGCGGCTCACCAGCGCACCCACGCGGTGCAGGAGGGGCTCATCGCCCCGGAGCCCAAGGTGTCGGTCCCCCGAGGCAGCCGCCAGACGGAGAAGCCCTTCCCGTGCAACGTCTGCGGGAAAAGCTTCAGCCAGCGGCCCAACCTCATCACCCACCAGCGcatccacaccggggagaagcccttCGCCTGCACCGAGTGCGGGAAGCGCTTCAACCAGCGGGCCAACCTCATCACCCACCGCCGCATCCACTCGGGCGAGCGCCCCTTCCCCTGCGCCACCTGCGGCCGGCGCTTCAGCCAGAAGGGCAACCTCGCCGCCCACCAGCGCACCCACTCCCAGCAGCGGCCCCACGCCTGCTCCTGCTGCCCCAAGCGCTTCAAGGGCGAGTCTGCCCTGCGGGCCCACCAGAGAACCCACCGGCAGGTCTTGGGCACCGACCCCCTGACAGGGGCCCTCTTGGCCGTCCCCAgccttcagcagcagcagcaacaacaacaacaacagcagcagcagcagcaacaacaacaacagcagcaacagcaacaagctGCCTTGGCTGGTGATGCCTCTACCGCTGCACAGCGGGCTACGCCAGCTCCCCGCCCAGATCTCCCCAGCGACCCCACTCCGGGCATCCACCGGGCCCCTCACGGGGGGCAGAGCCTCCCCACTGACCCTCCCCAGCCTGGTGGCCCCCACACCGCAGGCCCAGCCGGGCTCCTCCAGGGAGTGGCGGCCCCCAGTCCCGATCAGGGGCCCAAGCTCAGCGCCTCCCTGGCCGTGATGGATCCCCACGTGGAGATGCTGCACTGCCAGCGCCGGCTGAGCCTGCCCGCGCTGCCCACCTCCAGCGCCCATTCCGTGGTGCCCATGGGGCAGCCCCAGCCGATCACTTCAAAGCCCAAGGGGATGGCCGGCCCCCGGCTCTCCACGGTGGACGGGCCGCCCAGCGAGATGCTCCACTGCCTCTGCCACGCCAGCAGGGCCTCCCTGGTCATTCCTCACCCACCGCACCTGGGGCAGCTCCAGGCGGGCGGCAGGGACGCCCCCGGCCGGGCTTGGCTGGGCATCCCCTGCCCGGCTCGCACCCTACAGCTCCCGCAGGGGGGGCAGGGCCATCCGGTGGCCCCCAACCCAAGACTGTGCTCCATCCCGGACTCCCTGCGGTAG